agaagcagattccccactgagcaaggagcctgatgcaggacttggttccaggatcctaagatcatgacctaagccaaaggcagatgctcaactgactgagccacccaggcacccaacacttttatttttgaacaagTATTACACTAGAGGGTGATGGGCATCACAGGTAATCTGTTTAAAGCCTGCACAACAGAAGGAATCTCACTCATTTATAGTCAGGCAGTGACAACCCATTACATATATGCTTTCGAGATAAACAAGAACTAGTCTTCAAGTAAGAGGACTTAATAGTACTATTTGTCACACTCAGTTCATTCACCAGGTAATGGGTGTGGCAGTCTGTGTTAGTTGATTGGCTTTATCCAAAGGGGGGGAAAACTTCTCACAGTTTATGAGCAGATGTAGTTTTGCCACTTAGTGCAAGGTGCCTGCTGTTAGGGTCTTCCTCTGCCACAGAGTCTGGGAGATAAGGGCGCTACCTTCCTTGATGATTCCATTTCAAGGAGGTGGATCCTAGGTCTTTGAAAAAGACACTCCCTGGTCAGAGTGGGCAAGAAGCTTACTTAGCTTTTAAAAGGTTTAGACACCTTGGAGCAACAAGGAACTTACACTGATAAGTTTTCTAAAGCAAATGCTCTGAGAAAAGAGGGGAGAGTCacttctcttcttaaaaatttgcatttgtcCTTACACCTCTCACCcgctttctctcctcctttctctttcttgtccccCAATACTTCACCACGCTCTTAAATCCCTGTCCTACTTCGACAGCTATTCACCTGCCATTTACgccctttctctccatcccttGCATTCTCTGGCTCCCTGGTGTTTTAGAGAAGTAAGGATCAAATCATGCTGGTAACTATCTGAGCACANATCTGAGGGTAGCTGAGAAACAAATGGATTTTCACTGCAGGAGTAATGGGTGGGGCCATGTCAGAGGCCTGGGCTCTATCTTTTAGGAGAAACAGCATATGGGTGTTTGGACATGCCACGTGAGTAGTTTCTTCAttggtttgttcttttgtttgttctcaGGGTCTCAGCCATGGAGCTCTGGAACCACACCTCCCTATCAGACTTCATCCTTTTGGGCCTGTTCAGCTACTCCACAAatgatttattccttttttcccttgtcCTTCTGGCCTCTGCTGTGGCCCTACTTGGAAACAGCCTCTTCCTCGTGCTCATCCAGGCCAACAGGCACCTGCACACCCCAATGTACTTTTTCCTCAGCCAGCTCTCCATCATGGACCTGATCGCGATGAGCACAGTGGTGCCCAAGATGGCAGTCAATCTTCTGTCAGGTAGTAAGTCcatatcttggggtgcctgtgcTACTCAGATCTTCCTTGTGGTCACGGTCGGAGGAGCAGAGGGCTTCCTCTTGGCAGTCATGGCCTATGACCGGTATGCGGCAGTCTGCCACCCCCTGCGGTATCCTGTGCTCATGAACTGGAAGGCTTGCTCTCTCCTGACTGTGGCATCCTGGATGGTTGGGGTGTCGGACAGTGTGATTGACGTGGGTGTGGTCTTCAGTTTCCCTTACTGTGGCTCTCTGGAGGTAGATCACTTCTTCTGTGAGGTCCCTGCCCTGCTGCGTCTCTCCTGTGCTGACACCTCACTCTTTGAGGATCTCATCTATGCGTGCTGTGTGGTCATGCTGCTGTTGCCCCTTGTGGTCATAGTGGCTTCCTATACCCGGGTCCTCACAGCTGTCATTAGGATGCCCTCCACAGAGGGGAAACAGAAGGCTCTGACCACTTGCTCCTCCCACCTGGCTGTCGTGAGCCTATACTATGGAGGAGCCATGTTTAGCTACATGCAGCGGGCCTCCAGTAGGACACCAGTGGGAGATCGAGCCACCTCCATCTTATACACCATTCTCACTCCAATGCTCAACCCACTCAtttacagcctgaggaacagggaGGTAAAAAGGGCACTGAGGAAGATTCTGGATAGATGAGGAGTGTAGGCATGCCTGCCCTTCTGAGGTTTCCTGTCTTggtctgccccttcctctgcaaGCTCAGGCTCTCTTGtggctcctcttcttcctttgtacTCATTGGGCCTCTCTGGCTGTTTGGGGCAAGGCTGTGAGCTGAGTAATCAGAAAATCATTTGGATGGAAGATGTCAGGGTAACAGATGGTACATGATCAGTTACGTAATGAATCTTTCCCCACATTGAGCCACAATGATTTCCATGGAACGAAGGCCCATAGGTGCATTAGTTCCATTCTCCCTACTTTATTCTGAGTTGCATGTTGAAAGTGAGTGTGGAGGGGGAACCAATTCAGGACTCATTTGTGCACTGAAATGTGGTACCTGATGTAGAGCCTGGCATAGAGGAGCTGTGCTACTTTGGGCAaggttgtttctctctctggtcTTCCCTTTGTGATCTGTACCATCAAAGCTACAAGTAAAGTAAGTCCAACGTTTCTGACATGAATTACTTACTAATTATGAACTACTTACTGGAATACAAACTCATGTCCATGTATCTTATGTTATTAAGCAGCATAAAGATTTTTGTGCCTTCTTGCAATTGTGCTTTACATACAAGTATTAAAGTATAAAATCTCAGAGAAAAATGGCCAGAATATTTTGTAGTCTACCACCTATGCTGACAGCACCACACTGCAGAAATCACAGAGGATACAAACATGTTATTCCATGCAAAGGAGGTAATTTGGgatcagattgatttttttttttaatttctttattcgacagtgatagagacagccagcgagagagggaacacaagcagggggagtgggagaggaaggagcaggctcatagaggaagagcctgatgtggggcctcgatcccacaacgccgggatcacgccctgagctgaaggcagacgcttaaccgctgtgccacccaggcgccccatgggatcAGATTGATTTTTGATCATTGAGAGTACAGGTGGAACAGGAGTGATGTGTAAGAGGACTCTGGCAGGAACTGTTTTCTATAGTTTCCAACACAGGGTCTCTGGAGAGACTTGGGAAATAGTCTCTTAACCATGTCTTCTGCAAAgatcttcttctgttttttttttattttagtattttttatttatttgagacagagcgagaaagagcacaagcagagggagtggccagcagagggagagggagaagcagactgccgctgagcagggagcctaatgtgggatcaatcccaggatactgggatcatgacctgagccgaaggcagacactaaagtGGTTgcgccacccaggaacccctgcaATGATCTTCTAACACACTGGACTAAATATATACCCTCCATCACTCATTCACACTGCTCTCAAGAGACCTGCATTGACTTCCTGAGAGTCCATGGAGGATGTAGGCACTATGTGGGGGTGCACATAGAATGTGAGGGAGAGGGCAAGGTCCTGTCCTGGGGGAGTCTGCCGCAGGTACTATGTGTTCCAGGCACAGGGGACAGTGTTCTTGAGCAGAGGGAGCCAGGGATAAAGCTAAAGAGAGCTGACCAGAGGGAATGGGGCCCACATTGCCTAGGGTCTAGAAGATCACTGTAAGATGGTCAGACTTTGAGCAGCGGAGAGATATGATCCGCCCTAAGGTTCCATAGAACCACTGTGGCTGTTTTTAAGGTCCATTGTGATGGTCATGTAATAAGTCAGGTGAGAAATGATGGCACTTGGACCAGGACAGACATAAAGGAGGTGGCAGAAGTTGACAGGtttcaaatataatttgaagGTCAAGCCCATAGAACTTTGTGCCTTATTGGAGCTGAAGATATTGTTAGTTCACAAGGCTGTATGatggataaaatgagaaatgacatTTAACCTGTTTGGCACTCTGAGCTCTTTGTTAGTTCCTTTAATTAAAATGCACATGTGCGTCAGTAATTAACccttttcttaaaatgatatACAACGTTATGTCATTTTAAGGAAGCATTTTTTCAAGTAATTGTCTAACTTCAAATGCATTACAGAGTGTATGTGTAATAGACCATTGTACGTGTTGCCCAACATTCATTCCTGCACCTTCTCTAGGTCCTGTCTAGGTTGGGGATGCCTCAGCGCAGCTCTACATGGAGCACTGCCCACATCTCCAGGTTCACCCAGAATTTCAACATCATTCCCATTTTCAAGGAGGTGAAACCCCAAAGCCCCACAGCCCCCTTCTCAGGATCCAAGACTGTGCAGCCTGGGCTTCTCCATCCTCCATATTGTTCACAACCATAAATCTCCTGTGGCACGGGGATAGCCACTTCACCACCCCAGGTTAATTCCCACATCCTTGGGGGTTTCAGAGGAGGAGATAGGCACGCAGGCATCACCGGGTGCCCCAGGCCCAAGAAAAGCCTTCCAGCATGCCTGCCGGACAGATGGCACAGGAGTGAGAAGCAGCTGGTGCTTGTGGGCTGCCCATCTCCTGGAAGCTCAAGAACTTCTTCTTCAATGCCACAGCTATTCATGGGTAGGAATTTTTCCAGCAGCAGGTGCCGTCCCGCCTGACTGTGAAGGTCaaccagggcagggcagggacacAGGACAGGCACCTCCTCCATGGCACCAGAGCTCAGCCCTTTGCATAAGGATCTGGGGACTTCGAACTCTGCTGTCCTCCACTGGAACTGAGGCTACAGCTTTGCCAAAGTGTGGTAGCCCTAGAGGTGGAGAGGTTTGTGCATTTAACTATGGGAGATTAGGGGTGATTAGTGCATCAAGTGTCTTCCAGGTACCAAGTACCATAGGAAACTCCCCAGTATCCCTGGTCTACCTGCTGTGCATCTATCTCAGCTGTGGAGAACTGATGACCAGGGCACGGGAGCAGCATGAGTTACCATTTTCTCCTATcccctgtttccttttctcctggtGTTCCAAGAAAAATTCTGGACCCCATTCTCCTATTACCCTTGGTGGTTTTGCAGTTTGAATGTGATATACCCgggtgttttttgtttgattgGTTTTAGTTGCTTGCACTTACTCTGTGTGGTGCTCTCTAACCCTCCCTGATGGCTGCTTGTTTTGCTGTCTGACactaatttggggaaattctcctGTCATTACTGCCTCAgttgtttcttctgttcttgtctctcttttcctgctgGTATTCACCTTACACACTTGTTACACCTTTACAGTTGTTCCACAatccttggatattctgttccTGTATTCCctaattttttctctttgcttttcagttttcaaagtttCTCTTGTCATATCCTCAGGTTCAAAGATTCTTTCTCCATCCATGTCCAGTCTGCCAATGAGACCATCGAAcgcattcttcctttcttctagtGTGCTTGAACTCTAGCATTCTTCTTTATTCTTAGAATTTCAAACTCTGTTTATTTTCCATGTcttcttgcatgttgtctatgTTTTCAGTTAAAGCCCTTATAATATTTTTtgattcaattagtcaacatatagtacatcatgcgtttcagatgtagagttcagttattcatcagttgcatatgacacccagtgctcatcacatcatgtgccctccttaatgctcaccATCCAGTGTCCCCTTCCACCCACTCAACTCCCCTCcagaaccctcagtttgtttcctatagttaagagtctctcatagtttttctccatttctcatgacttcccattcagttttccttcccttcccctgtggtcctccatgctattccttatattccatgtatgagtgaaaccatatgataattgtctttctcttattgcCTAGTTTCATTCAGCAGAACACCCTACAGTtgcatccatgtcgatgtaaacggtaagtattcatcctttctgatggctgagtaatattacacacacaaacacacacacacacacacacacacacacacacacaccccacattttctttatccactcatctgttgatggacatctgagcttcTTCCagagtttgactattgtggacattgctgctataaactttggggtgcaggtgtcccttcagatcactaacatctgtatctttggggtcaatacctagcagtgcaattgctggttcgCAAGGTAATGCtacttttaacttcttgaggaatctcaatactgttttccagagtggctttaccagcttgcattccaagtaacagtgtaagaggattcccctttcaccacatcctcacccacatttgttttttcctgatatgtcaattttagccattctgagttgtgtgaggtgatatctcattgttgttttgatttttttatattatgttagtcaccatatagtacatccctagttttttatgtaaagttccatgattcattacttgtgtataagaccaagtgcaccatgaaatacgtgccctccttattacccatcacaagcctatcccattccccccgcccgaagccgtcagtttgtttcccagaatccatagtttCTAATAGTTCATTCCCCCACTGTTTACCccccattcttcttccctttcttcccctaccaatcttcctacttctaatgttccataaatgagtgaaacaatatgataagtgtctttctctgcttgacttatttcacttagcattatctcttccagtcccgtccatattgcagcaaatgttgagaaatcattttttttatagctgagtaatattccattgtatatatagaccacaacacttaaaccagtcatctgttgaagggcatctcagctccttccacgatttagctattgtggacaaagctgctatgaacattgaggtgcgtATGGCCctttcttcactacgtctgtctccttggggtaaatacccaatagtgcaatggctgggtcataagatagctcaatttttaactttttaagcgacctccacactgttttccagagcagctgtaacaatttgcattcccaccaacaatgtaagagggatcccctttctccgcatcctttccaacaattgtttcctgtcttgaaatttttaccattctaactggcgtaaggtggtatcttagtgtggttttgatttgaaattccctgatggctaatgattttgaacattttttcaagtgtctgttaccattcgtatgtcttcattagaaaagtgtctgctcatatcttctgcccattttatgatttctttattttttcttatgtattgagttttagaagttctttgtaattttggatgccagtcttttatctgtagtgtcatttgcaaatatattctcccattccgtgggctgccgcttagtttttttgactggttccttggctgtgcagaagctttttatcctgataaagtcccataagttcattttatcttttatttctcttgcctttggagatgtctcATCAAAAagctgctgtggctgatgtcaaagaggttgttgcctatgttctcctctaggattttgatggattcctgtctcacatcgaagtctttcatccatttggagtttatctttgtgcatggtgtgagagtggtcgagtttcattcttctgcatgtagctgtccaatcttcccagcatcatttattgaagagacttttttcccctggatgtttttcctgctttatcaaagattagttgcccaaagagccgagggtccatttctgggttctctattctttttttataataatattatatattatattatgttagtcaccatacagtacatccctggtttttgatgcaaactTCCATggttcgttagttgcgtataacacccagtgcaccatgcaatacatgccctccatattacccatcaccagcctatcccattcccccacccctgtcccctctgaagacctcaggtTGCTgctcagagtccatactctctcatgcttcattcccccttctgattacccgccctttctttatccctttcttctcctactgatcttcctagttcttatgtaacatagatgagagaaaccatataataattgtctttcactgcttgacttatttcactgagcataatctcctccagtgccatccatgttccaacaaatgttgagaactcattctttttgatagctgagtaatattccattgtatatatggaccacatcttcttaatccaggcatctgttgaagggcatcgggctccttccacgatttagctattgtggacaatgctgctatgaacattggggtgcatatggaccttcgcttcactacgtctgtgtcattggggtaaataaccagtagtgcaatggctggatcatagggtaactcaatatttaacttcttaagggacctccacactgttttccagagtgactgtaccaactgcattcccaccaaaaatgtaggagggatcccctttctccacatcctctccaacaatagttgtttcttgccttttcaatttttgcattctaactggtgtaaggtggtatcacagtgtggttttgatttgaatttccctgatggctaataattttgaaaattttgtcctgtgtctgttagccatttgtatgtcttcattagaaatgtgtctgttcatatcttctgcccattttatgattcatttatttgtttcttgtgtattgagtttgagaagttctttgtagatcttggataccagtcttttatatGTAGTGTCGTtcgcaaaaatcttctcccattctgtgggctgcctctcagttttttttttactgtttccttagctgtgcagaagctttttctcttgatgaagtcccacacgttcattttttcttttgtttctcttgcctttggagatgtgtcatgaaaaattttgCTGCGGCCGATTTCAAAGAGcttgctgcttatgttctcctctaggattttgatggattcctgtctcacatcgagatctttcatccatttggagtttctcttcgtgcatggtgtgagagagtggtcaagtttcatgcttttgcatgtagctgtccagttttcccagcaccatttattgaagagactgtcttttttccactggatgttttttcctgctttgtcaatgatTAGTTTCCGAAGGAgcccagggtccatttctgggttctctattctgttccattggtctatgtatctgtatttgtgccactaccatgctgctttgtgatcacagctttgtagtccagcttgaaatctggcattgtgatgcccccagattgtttttcctttccaatgattccttggtgattcggggccttttttggttccacacaaatttaaggatgtttgttccaggtctttgaaaaatgtcattggtattttgattgggatagcattgataatgtagatttctctgggtagcatggacatcttaactatattaattcttccaatccatgaggatagaatatttttccatcttctcctgtcttcttcaatgtctttcaagagtgatttgtagtttctagattaTAGATCCCTTACATcgctggttaagttaattccgagataacatatttggtgctattataaatggactggattccctaatttctctttcttcactctcattgttcctatatggaaatgcaactgatttctgagtattgaatttgtatcctgccacattactgaattactctatatcttctaatagtttgggggtggattcttttgggttttccatatagagtatcatgtcatctgcgaagagagatggtttgtcttcttctttgctgatttggattctttttatccctttttgttgtctgattgctgttgcaaggacttctagtactacgttgaataatagTGGGGAGAGTGGGCTTCCTTGTGTCTTCCTGATCTTACGATAAAGGCTTCCAcgtttccccattgagaatgatatttgctgtaggcttttttttaaatgattttttattatattatgttagtcaccatacagtacatccccagatacTAATgaaaagttcgatgctccattactTGAATATAACAAACAgcgtaccatgcaatatgtgccctccttaccacccatcaccattctatctcattcccccacccccctcccctctgaagccctcagtttgtttgtttttcatagtccatagtctctcatgtttcattcccccttctgattaccccccctttctttatccctttcttcccctaccgatcatcctagttcttatgttccatagatgagagaaatcatatgataattgtctttctctgcttgacttatttcacttagcattatctgctccagtgccgtccatgttgcagcaaatgttgagaattcgttctttctgagagctgagtaatattccattgtatatatggaccacagcttcttaatccagtcatctgttaaagggcatcttggctccttccatgatttagctattgtggacaatgatgctatgaacattggggtgcatatggcccttctcttcactacgtctgtatctttggggtaaacactcAGTAGCGCGatgactgggtcatagggttgctcaatttttaactttataagggacctccacactgttttccagagtggttgtaccaacttgcattcccaccaacaatgtaggagggatcccccttcaccacatcctctccaacatttgttatttcttgcctcctctatttttgccattctaactggtgtaaggtggtatcacagtgtggttttgatttgaatttccctgatggctaatgattttgaacattttttcatgtctgttagccatttgtatgtcttcattggaaaagtgtctgttcatatcttctgcccattttatgatttgtttatttgtttctcgtgtattgagtttgagaagttctttgtagatcttggataccagtcctttatctgtggtgtcctttgcaaatatattctcccattccgtgggctgtctcttagtttttttgactgtttccttggctgtgcagaagctctttatcctgataaagtcccataagttcattttatcttttatttctcttgcctttggagatgtgtcgtgaaaaaggttgctctggccgatgtcatagaagttgttgcctatgttctcctctagaattttgatggattcctgtctcacattgaggtctttcatccatttggagtttatttttgtgtatggtgtgagagagtggtcaagtttcattcttttgcatgtagctgtccaattttcccagcaccatttattgaagagactgtcttttttccaccggatgttttttcctgctttatcaaagattagttgcccaaagagccgagggtccatttctgggttctctattctgttccattgNTCCAGcctccctcagtttgtttcctatgattaagagtcttttatggtttctcttcctctctgttttcgtcttcttttattttctcctctcttctcctgtgatcctgtttgtttcttaaattccacatacaattgagatcacatgataattgtctttctctggttgacttatttcgcttagtataataccctctagttccatccacattgttgcaaatggcaagatttcattttgacGGCTGAGTAgatttccattgtgtgtgtgtgtgtgtatacacatacacatcttattccattcatctgtcaatgggcatctgggctcttttcataggttcactgttgtggacattgctgctataaatattgggctGCAGGTCCCCCTTCAGAACGCTAcatttgtacctttggggtaaatacctagtagtgcgatcactggggtcataggatagctctattttcaactttttgaggaacctccatattgttgtacagagtggctgcaccagcttgcattccccccaacagtggaagagggttcccctttctcggCATCTTCAGcaacatctcttgtttcctgacttgttaattttagtcattcttacTAGTGTTAAGGTGGTatatcattgtgattttgatttgtatttccctgatgctgagtgatgttgaacatttcttcatgtgtctcttggccatttggatgtctttggagaaatgtctgttcatgtcttctgcccattcttgactggattatttgttttgagtgttgagtttgaaaagttcctTACAGCTTttgataccagccctttatctgataagacatttgcaagtgtcttctcccattctttagattatcttttggttttgtcggactatgcaaaagctttttatcttgatgaagtcccagtacttcattttccctttgtttcccttgcctttggagacatgtgtAGCAAGAAGTTGCTGGGCCTGAGGTCAcggaggttgctgcctgtgttctcctccaggagtTTGATGGATCCcttctcacatttaagtctttcatccattttgagtctatttttgtgtatggtggaagaaaatgatccagtttcattcttctacatgtggctgtccaattttcccagaccattaatgaagagactgtctttgttccattggatattctttaaagattagttgaccgtagagttgagggtccatttctggcttctctattctgttccattggtctgtctttttttgtgccagtaccagactGTCTTGCTGACTACAGTTTTGtcatagagcttgaagtctggaattacgatgtctccagctttggtttttctttttcaacgttcctttggctattcgggccttttctggttctttttttttttttttttaaagattttatttatttattcgacagagacagagacagccagcaagagagggaacacaagcagggggagtgggagaggaagaagcaggctctcagcagaggagcctgatgtggggctccatcccagaacgccgggatcacgccctgagcagaaggcagacgcttaaccgctgtgccacccaggcgcccccttttctggttctatacaaattttagggttgtttgttccagttctgtgaaaaatgttgatggtatttggtagagattgcattgaatgtatagattgctttaaGTAGcctagacattttaacaatatttttcttccaatccatgagcatttccttgtgtcttcctcaatttctttcatgagtgttctacagttttctgtGTACGGGtgctttgcctctttggttaggtgttTTCCTAGCTATCTTACGGTTTGGG
This DNA window, taken from Ailuropoda melanoleuca isolate Jingjing unplaced genomic scaffold, ASM200744v2 unplaced-scaffold7490, whole genome shotgun sequence, encodes the following:
- the LOC100468889 gene encoding olfactory receptor 2M3-like gives rise to the protein MELWNHTSLSDFILLGLFSYSTNDLFLFSLVLLASAVALLGNSLFLVLIQANRHLHTPMYFFLSQLSIMDLIAMSTVVPKMAVNLLSGSKSISWGACATQIFLVVTVGGAEGFLLAVMAYDRYAAVCHPLRYPVLMNWKACSLLTVASWMVGVSDSVIDVGVVFSFPYCGSLEVDHFFCEVPALLRLSCADTSLFEDLIYACCVVMLLLPLVVIVASYTRVLTAVIRMPSTEGKQKALTTCSSHLAVVSLYYGGAMFSYMQRASSRTPVGDRATSILYTILTPMLNPLIYSLRNREVKRALRKILDR